In the Elioraea tepida genome, one interval contains:
- the fusA gene encoding elongation factor G: MPRSVPLSKIRNIGITAHIDAGKTTTTERILYYTGRSHKIGEVHEGNTTTDYMEQERERGITITSAAVTTQWKGHQINIIDTPGHIDFNIEVNRSLRVLDGAIFIIEGVAGVQPQSETNWRLADRYNVPRIIFINKMDRTGADFFKAVKSLVDKLGITPLELQLPIGAEDQFVGVVDLVEMKAVVWDGSELGASFRDAPIPDHLLEQAKEYRQKLLDTALSVDDAAMEEYFEKGDVSVETLKRCLKKGTISGAFRPVLCGTAFKNKGVQPLLDAVIDYLPAPNEVPGIRTVVEEGQAGEGREIEISDDAKFTGLAFKILNDKYGTLTFVRVYSGMLRSGDQVLNTTKGHKERIGRMFQMHADKREEIKEVYAGDIAAFIGLKDTQTGDTLCDPSEPVVLERMAFPVPVIDISVEPKTKDSIEKMTLGLQKLAAEDPSLRLKTDQETGQTILSGMGELHLEIIIDRLKREFGVEANIGAPQVAYRETITKTHTETYTHKKQTGGSGQYAEVTIVFEPLERNSGIVFENAIVGGAVPKEYIPAVEKGIRVQAETGVLAGFPTVDFKFTLVDGKYHDVDSSAMAFEIAAKACFREGMKKAGPVILEPIMDVEVTTPPDHVGDVVGDLNRRRGMIQSQDVVGTSVIVRAHVPLSEMFGYISDLRSMSKGRASFTMQFHHYDPVPRNIAEQIMAKSA, translated from the coding sequence GTGCCGCGTTCAGTCCCGCTCTCGAAGATCCGCAATATCGGCATCACCGCGCATATCGACGCGGGCAAGACGACGACGACCGAACGGATCCTCTACTACACAGGCCGGTCTCACAAGATTGGCGAGGTCCACGAGGGCAACACCACGACCGACTACATGGAGCAGGAGCGGGAGCGGGGGATCACCATCACCTCTGCCGCCGTCACCACCCAGTGGAAGGGCCATCAGATCAACATCATCGACACGCCCGGGCACATCGATTTCAACATCGAGGTGAACCGCTCGCTGCGCGTGCTCGATGGGGCGATCTTCATCATCGAGGGTGTGGCCGGGGTGCAGCCGCAGTCCGAGACGAACTGGCGGCTGGCTGACCGTTACAACGTCCCGCGCATCATCTTCATCAACAAGATGGATCGGACGGGGGCGGACTTCTTCAAGGCGGTGAAGTCGCTCGTCGACAAGCTCGGCATCACCCCGCTCGAGCTGCAGTTGCCGATCGGCGCCGAGGACCAGTTCGTCGGTGTGGTCGACCTCGTCGAGATGAAGGCGGTGGTGTGGGATGGCTCGGAGCTCGGTGCGAGCTTCCGCGACGCGCCGATCCCCGATCACCTCCTCGAGCAGGCCAAGGAATACCGCCAGAAGCTGCTCGACACAGCGCTCTCGGTCGATGACGCGGCGATGGAGGAGTATTTCGAGAAAGGCGACGTCTCGGTCGAGACCCTCAAGCGCTGCCTGAAGAAGGGGACGATCAGCGGTGCGTTCCGCCCGGTCCTCTGTGGAACAGCGTTCAAGAACAAGGGCGTGCAGCCGCTTCTTGACGCGGTGATCGACTATCTCCCGGCCCCGAACGAGGTGCCTGGGATCCGCACCGTGGTCGAGGAGGGCCAGGCGGGCGAGGGGCGCGAGATCGAGATCTCCGACGACGCCAAGTTCACTGGCCTCGCCTTCAAGATCCTCAACGACAAATACGGCACGCTTACCTTCGTGCGGGTCTATTCCGGCATGCTCCGCTCAGGCGACCAGGTGCTGAACACCACCAAGGGCCACAAGGAGCGCATCGGGCGAATGTTCCAGATGCACGCCGATAAGCGCGAGGAGATCAAGGAGGTCTATGCCGGCGACATCGCTGCCTTTATCGGGCTCAAGGACACGCAGACCGGCGACACGCTCTGCGACCCGTCCGAGCCGGTGGTGCTTGAGCGCATGGCCTTCCCCGTGCCGGTGATCGACATCTCGGTCGAGCCCAAGACGAAGGACAGCATCGAGAAGATGACGCTCGGGCTGCAGAAGCTCGCGGCCGAGGACCCGTCGCTGCGGCTCAAGACCGACCAGGAGACCGGCCAGACCATCCTCTCCGGCATGGGCGAGCTGCATCTCGAGATCATCATCGACCGGCTGAAGCGCGAGTTCGGCGTGGAGGCGAACATCGGCGCCCCGCAGGTGGCCTATCGTGAGACCATCACTAAGACCCACACCGAGACCTACACCCACAAGAAGCAGACTGGCGGCTCGGGCCAGTACGCCGAGGTGACGATCGTGTTCGAGCCGCTCGAGCGGAACAGCGGCATCGTGTTCGAGAACGCGATTGTCGGCGGGGCGGTGCCGAAGGAGTATATCCCGGCGGTGGAGAAGGGCATCCGCGTCCAGGCCGAGACCGGCGTGCTCGCCGGCTTCCCCACCGTCGACTTCAAGTTCACGCTGGTCGACGGCAAGTATCATGACGTCGACTCCTCGGCGATGGCGTTCGAGATCGCGGCCAAGGCCTGCTTCCGCGAGGGCATGAAGAAGGCTGGGCCGGTGATCCTCGAGCCGATCATGGATGTCGAGGTGACCACTCCGCCCGACCATGTCGGCGACGTGGTGGGTGACCTCAACCGTCGCCGCGGCATGATCCAGAGCCAGGACGTCGTCGGCACCTCGGTGATCGTCCGCGCGCACGTGCCGCTGTCGGAGATGTTCGGCTACATCTCCGATCTGCGGTCGATGTCGAAGGGCCGGGCCTCGTTCACGATGCAGTTCCACCACTACGACCCGGTGCCGCGGAACATCGCCGAGCAGATCATGGCCAAGTCCGCCTGA
- a CDS encoding DUF3429 domain-containing protein → MSAEPRPEVPGDRLPSPALWLGLAGLIPFIACTALVLGGGPFAGLAEDALAAYGAVILAFLGAVHWGLALAEAEDDATARTRLTLGVLPALAGWAALLSPNWIGFGILVLGFAATWMAEETAARAGRLGSRYLWLRRGLTLGVVVMLSAAWVTLLFG, encoded by the coding sequence ATGAGCGCGGAGCCGAGGCCCGAGGTGCCGGGGGACCGCCTTCCCTCGCCCGCCCTCTGGCTCGGCTTGGCCGGGCTGATCCCATTCATCGCCTGTACCGCGCTTGTGCTCGGAGGCGGTCCGTTCGCCGGTCTCGCCGAGGACGCCCTCGCGGCCTACGGCGCGGTAATCCTCGCCTTTCTCGGCGCGGTGCACTGGGGGCTGGCGCTGGCAGAGGCTGAGGATGACGCCACCGCCCGCACCCGTCTCACCCTCGGCGTGCTGCCCGCGCTCGCAGGCTGGGCGGCGCTTCTGTCGCCGAACTGGATTGGGTTCGGCATTCTCGTCTTGGGCTTCGCCGCGACCTGGATGGCGGAGGAGACGGCCGCGCGCGCCGGCCGCCTCGGGTCACGCTATCTGTGGCTTCGCCGCGGCCTGACCCTCGGCGTTGTCGTGATGCTCTCGGCGGCCTGGGTCACGCTTCTCTTCGGCTGA
- a CDS encoding flavin reductase family protein: MVVSASAFRAALGAFATGVCVVATRDPAGRPAAVTVNSFTSVSLDPPLVLFCLDRRGSALARFEAAPAWSVHVLADGQEELARRFARRSQEALLSDPWAGLSWSDGEDGLPVFPGCLARLSCRAERVADGGDHSILIGRVAALDWRAEGRPLLYFRGRFEAVAERVAA; this comes from the coding sequence ATGGTGGTTTCCGCTTCCGCGTTCCGCGCCGCCCTCGGCGCCTTCGCCACGGGCGTGTGCGTGGTGGCGACGCGCGACCCTGCCGGTCGCCCGGCGGCGGTGACGGTCAACAGCTTCACCTCCGTCTCGCTCGACCCGCCGCTCGTGCTGTTCTGCCTCGACCGGCGCGGCAGCGCGCTGGCGCGGTTCGAGGCAGCTCCTGCGTGGTCCGTGCATGTGCTCGCCGATGGCCAGGAGGAGCTCGCGCGACGCTTCGCCCGACGCAGTCAGGAGGCGCTCCTGTCGGACCCCTGGGCGGGGCTGTCCTGGTCCGACGGCGAGGACGGTCTGCCCGTGTTTCCGGGCTGCCTCGCGCGGCTTTCCTGCCGGGCGGAGCGTGTCGCCGACGGCGGTGACCATTCGATCCTGATCGGCCGTGTCGCGGCGCTCGACTGGCGCGCCGAGGGGAGGCCGCTGCTCTACTTCCGCGGCCGCTTCGAAGCGGTGGCGGAGCGTGTCGCGGCATGA
- a CDS encoding host attachment protein produces the protein MPKKTEVLVLVADAARGELLRRGRGARPFETVATFSNPDARLPNRKLGEARPGRTHESVGPRRSAIEPRSTPRSHALVAFANALAAALDGSVKEEPGTRLVLAAPPRLLRMIEARLPKKSAAAITRTVPKDLTRLPRLALQERLAEIIATPA, from the coding sequence ATGCCGAAGAAGACCGAGGTGCTCGTTCTCGTGGCCGATGCCGCACGCGGTGAGCTTCTGCGCCGCGGCCGGGGCGCGCGGCCGTTCGAGACCGTCGCCACCTTCTCCAATCCCGATGCACGGTTGCCCAACCGGAAGCTCGGCGAGGCAAGGCCGGGCCGCACGCATGAGAGCGTGGGCCCGCGCCGGAGCGCGATCGAGCCGCGCAGCACGCCGCGCAGCCATGCGCTCGTCGCCTTCGCCAACGCCCTCGCCGCAGCGCTCGACGGCAGCGTCAAGGAGGAGCCGGGCACGCGGCTCGTCCTCGCCGCACCGCCTCGGCTTCTCAGGATGATCGAGGCGCGGCTGCCGAAGAAATCCGCAGCGGCGATCACACGCACGGTGCCGAAGGACCTGACGCGCCTGCCGAGACTCGCGCTTCAGGAGCGTCTCGCCGAGATCATCGCCACCCCCGCCTGA
- a CDS encoding LLM class flavin-dependent oxidoreductase — translation MIPLAILDQSSIAEGRSPAEAIRETIALAEAAEAMGYGRYWLAEHHNSGAHAGAAPEIVMAAIAARTSRIRIGSAGIMLPHYAPLKVAEVARCLEAIAPGRIDLGLGRAPGTDGRTAFALNPNAREEAERFPHRVAELMGFLGDGLPADHPWARIVANPRGPTRPEVWILGSSLYGAQVAAHFGLAYAFAQFITDAGAAEAIGLYRERFRPSAWSAAPRAAVAVFALAAATQDEARYHAASRLIWRVWRDRGLYAPLPRPERAAAEIAALPAEERAAVERLEAESFIGTGPDVLARLAAFARACGADEVAVLTPCHDPAARRASFAALAKASRLARAA, via the coding sequence ATGATCCCGCTCGCCATCCTCGACCAGTCGTCGATCGCCGAGGGCCGCAGCCCGGCCGAGGCGATCCGCGAGACGATCGCTCTCGCCGAGGCGGCGGAGGCGATGGGCTATGGCCGGTACTGGCTCGCCGAGCATCACAACAGCGGCGCTCATGCCGGGGCGGCGCCCGAGATCGTGATGGCGGCGATCGCCGCGAGAACGAGCCGGATTCGAATCGGCTCGGCCGGCATCATGCTGCCGCACTACGCGCCGCTGAAGGTCGCCGAGGTGGCGCGCTGCCTCGAGGCGATCGCTCCCGGCAGGATCGATCTCGGCCTCGGCCGCGCGCCAGGCACGGACGGCAGGACGGCCTTCGCCCTGAACCCGAACGCCCGCGAGGAGGCGGAACGCTTCCCGCACAGGGTCGCGGAACTGATGGGCTTCCTCGGCGACGGCCTGCCCGCCGACCACCCCTGGGCACGCATCGTCGCGAACCCCAGAGGCCCGACGCGGCCCGAGGTCTGGATCCTTGGCTCGTCGCTCTACGGAGCGCAGGTGGCAGCGCATTTCGGCCTCGCCTACGCCTTCGCCCAGTTCATCACCGACGCCGGGGCAGCGGAGGCGATCGGACTCTATCGCGAGCGGTTTCGGCCCTCGGCCTGGTCCGCCGCCCCGCGCGCCGCCGTCGCGGTGTTCGCGCTCGCCGCAGCGACGCAGGACGAAGCCCGCTACCACGCCGCCTCGCGGCTGATCTGGCGCGTCTGGCGCGACCGGGGCCTCTACGCCCCCCTGCCGCGGCCGGAGCGCGCGGCGGCCGAGATCGCGGCGCTTCCGGCGGAGGAGCGCGCGGCGGTCGAGCGGCTCGAGGCCGAGTCCTTCATCGGCACGGGGCCGGACGTGCTCGCGCGTCTTGCCGCCTTCGCGCGCGCCTGCGGCGCCGACGAGGTGGCCGTGCTCACCCCCTGCCATGACCCGGCTGCACGGCGCGCCTCCTTCGCCGCTCTCGCCAAGGCGTCGCGTCTCGCGCGCGCTGCCTGA
- a CDS encoding DUF445 domain-containing protein — MTSPDESFDPLREQERAADRRTLIRWRVYAGLAMAGTLAATIGLYALPDPRPFAIDLAHAAAKAGFVGAVADWFAVNALFRHPFGRWTRIGGLLPRQKQRLAGGMGRFVARQFFTPDSIRRAVEGVDVGAAVGRFLSDPEAARRTAIALAPFVAKLLEALADGRAREVLRRLLPRLVSGPEAGPVVARLLRAFLDGAHHQDVFSEALARLKATLAANEEKLKAAIEARVAEQGGAMVRWVAGAWIARKVLATLNAELARIEPGDSDLRAAFDAWISHEIERLEKEPERAAELGAALGRALSHPAVALWAEDAVLRLAQLARFDAEREDGRIVTALAGLLGNLGRSLAESEASRAGLNRLIEESIAAIAPAAQSRIEAFVAEKVRSWSDEDLIERIELKVGRELQLIRLNGTLVGAAVGALLYGALSLIFGRVPV, encoded by the coding sequence GTGACATCACCCGACGAGTCCTTCGACCCCCTGCGGGAGCAGGAGCGCGCCGCCGATCGCCGCACCTTGATCCGCTGGCGGGTCTATGCCGGGCTCGCCATGGCCGGCACCCTTGCCGCGACGATCGGCCTCTACGCCCTGCCCGACCCGCGGCCCTTCGCGATCGATCTCGCGCATGCGGCGGCGAAGGCAGGCTTCGTCGGCGCGGTGGCCGACTGGTTCGCTGTCAACGCCCTGTTCCGCCACCCCTTCGGCCGCTGGACGCGGATCGGAGGGCTCCTGCCGCGGCAGAAGCAGCGTCTTGCGGGCGGCATGGGCCGGTTCGTCGCGCGCCAGTTCTTCACCCCCGACAGCATCCGCCGCGCCGTCGAGGGGGTCGATGTCGGCGCGGCCGTCGGCCGGTTCCTGTCCGACCCGGAGGCGGCGCGGCGCACCGCGATCGCGCTTGCCCCGTTCGTGGCGAAGCTCCTCGAGGCGCTCGCCGACGGCCGCGCGCGCGAGGTGCTGCGACGCCTCCTTCCCCGTCTCGTCTCCGGCCCCGAGGCCGGCCCGGTCGTGGCACGCCTGCTGCGCGCCTTCCTCGACGGCGCCCACCACCAGGACGTGTTCTCCGAAGCGCTCGCGCGGCTGAAGGCGACGCTTGCGGCGAACGAGGAGAAGCTCAAGGCAGCGATCGAGGCGCGCGTCGCCGAACAGGGTGGGGCGATGGTACGCTGGGTCGCCGGCGCCTGGATCGCGCGCAAGGTGCTCGCCACCCTCAACGCCGAGCTTGCCAGAATCGAGCCGGGCGACAGCGACCTGCGCGCCGCCTTCGATGCCTGGATCAGCCACGAGATCGAGCGTCTCGAGAAGGAGCCGGAGCGCGCGGCGGAGCTCGGCGCGGCGCTCGGCCGCGCCCTCTCCCACCCCGCCGTGGCGCTGTGGGCCGAGGACGCGGTGCTGAGGCTTGCGCAGCTCGCGCGGTTCGACGCCGAGCGCGAGGACGGGCGGATCGTCACTGCACTTGCCGGCCTGCTCGGCAATCTGGGCCGAAGCCTCGCCGAGAGCGAGGCCTCGCGTGCCGGGCTGAACCGGCTGATCGAGGAGTCCATCGCGGCCATCGCGCCGGCGGCTCAGTCGCGAATCGAGGCGTTCGTTGCCGAGAAGGTCCGCTCCTGGTCAGACGAGGACCTGATCGAGCGGATCGAGCTCAAGGTGGGTCGCGAGCTCCAGCTCATCCGGCTGAACGGCACGCTGGTCGGCGCCGCCGTCGGCGCTCTGCTCTACGGGGCGCTCTCGCTCATCTTCGGGCGCGTTCCCGTGTAG
- a CDS encoding metal ABC transporter ATP-binding protein: protein MRCAPSPITLANVTVAYDRQPAVHHVSGTFRPGSLTAIVGPNGAGKTTLVKAITGAARVDEGRIDRGGLAPSDIAYLPQQAVLDRSFPISCLDVVLMGHWRRVGLFRRIGPTLLREAEEALEAVGLGGFGDRPIATVSAGQFQRLLFARILLEDCPVVVLDEPFTAIDAKTTADLLGVVSRWHGEGRTVIAVLHDHDLVRAHFPNTLLVAREAIAWGSTPEVLTASNALRARQMAEAWAESAAVCARAA from the coding sequence ATGAGATGCGCGCCGTCGCCGATCACGCTCGCGAACGTCACGGTCGCCTATGACCGTCAGCCGGCCGTGCATCATGTCAGCGGCACGTTCCGGCCGGGCAGCCTCACCGCCATCGTCGGCCCGAACGGTGCGGGCAAGACCACGCTCGTGAAGGCCATCACGGGGGCTGCGCGCGTGGACGAGGGCCGGATCGACCGCGGTGGGCTCGCGCCCTCCGACATCGCCTACCTGCCGCAGCAGGCGGTGCTCGACCGCTCCTTTCCGATATCCTGCCTCGATGTGGTGCTGATGGGGCATTGGCGACGCGTCGGCTTGTTCCGGCGCATCGGCCCCACCCTGCTGCGCGAGGCGGAGGAGGCGCTCGAGGCCGTCGGGCTCGGCGGTTTCGGTGATCGCCCGATCGCGACCGTCTCGGCCGGGCAGTTCCAGCGCCTCCTGTTCGCGCGGATCCTGCTCGAGGACTGTCCGGTGGTGGTGCTCGATGAGCCCTTCACCGCGATCGATGCGAAGACGACGGCCGATCTGCTCGGCGTCGTCTCCCGCTGGCATGGCGAGGGGCGGACGGTGATCGCGGTATTGCACGACCATGATCTGGTGCGCGCGCATTTCCCCAACACGCTCCTGGTCGCGCGCGAGGCGATCGCCTGGGGAAGCACGCCGGAGGTTCTGACCGCAAGCAACGCGCTGCGCGCGCGGCAGATGGCCGAGGCCTGGGCGGAGAGTGCGGCCGTCTGCGCCCGCGCCGCATGA
- a CDS encoding metal ABC transporter permease, giving the protein MRRALVGCLALSLAAPPLGVFLVLRRLSLIGDALGHAILPGVALGATLGGLSLAAMSAGGLVAGLAIVLLAGLAARGTGLREDASLAGFYLVALALGVVIVSAGSPGVDLMDLLFGAVLGVDDGALLFIASVATLTLVSLALMWRPLVVETFDPGFLRHAGGGGVAWHLMFLALVVLTLVAAFHALGTLMAVGLMMLPATGARFWSATVGGQVVAAVMMAMVASVLGLVVSFHADVPSGPAIVLAAGALWVAGLLAGPRGSLLRQRISRPHLAG; this is encoded by the coding sequence ATGCGTCGGGCGCTCGTCGGCTGCCTCGCGCTTTCGCTCGCCGCGCCGCCGCTCGGGGTGTTCCTCGTTCTGCGCCGCCTCTCGCTGATCGGCGACGCGCTCGGGCATGCGATCCTGCCCGGTGTCGCGCTCGGCGCCACTTTGGGTGGGTTGTCTCTCGCGGCGATGAGCGCAGGCGGGCTCGTCGCCGGCCTCGCGATCGTGCTTCTCGCCGGGCTTGCCGCCCGGGGCACGGGGCTGCGCGAGGATGCCTCCCTCGCGGGCTTCTATCTCGTCGCGCTCGCCTTGGGCGTCGTGATCGTCTCGGCGGGCAGCCCCGGCGTCGACCTGATGGACCTGTTGTTCGGCGCGGTGCTCGGGGTCGATGACGGGGCGCTCCTCTTCATCGCCTCGGTCGCCACCCTCACGCTCGTCTCGCTCGCTCTGATGTGGCGCCCGCTCGTGGTCGAGACCTTCGACCCTGGCTTCCTCCGCCACGCCGGCGGCGGCGGCGTTGCCTGGCACCTTATGTTCCTCGCGCTCGTGGTGCTGACCCTTGTGGCCGCCTTCCATGCGCTCGGCACGCTGATGGCGGTCGGGCTGATGATGCTGCCTGCGACTGGGGCGCGGTTCTGGTCGGCCACAGTGGGGGGGCAGGTGGTCGCGGCCGTCATGATGGCGATGGTCGCCTCCGTTCTCGGCCTCGTCGTCTCCTTCCATGCGGACGTGCCTTCGGGGCCGGCGATCGTGCTCGCGGCCGGGGCTCTCTGGGTGGCGGGGCTTCTCGCCGGGCCGCGCGGATCGCTGCTGCGGCAGCGGATCAGTCGGCCGCATCTCGCTGGATGA
- a CDS encoding metal ABC transporter solute-binding protein, Zn/Mn family — protein sequence MFRRRTLLASTLAAAALAAPRAACALDPRLAVASFSILADFLREIGGSILEVDSIVGPEMDAHGFQPAPTDAQKLARARFVVINGLGFEGWMPRLIRASGFRGREIVASRGIATLKAKDHGHSHGHGHGHGHGHGHSHSHGEHDPHIWQDPRRAQAMVRNIAEGLAAADQEAAEAYRTGAARYVAQLQELDAWVEAQFAAIPRARRRVVTSHDAFAYYGARYGIDFLSPQGISTSAEPSAQQIARLVQQIRRERIGAIFIEAGASPRVLEQVAAESGARIGGKLYADALSRPDGPAPTYIALIRHNTRAIVEALAG from the coding sequence ATGTTTCGACGCAGAACCCTTCTGGCCTCGACCCTCGCCGCCGCAGCGCTTGCCGCTCCGCGGGCGGCCTGCGCGCTCGACCCCCGCCTGGCCGTCGCCTCCTTCTCGATCCTCGCCGATTTCCTGCGCGAGATCGGCGGGTCGATCCTCGAGGTGGACAGCATCGTCGGCCCGGAGATGGACGCGCACGGCTTTCAGCCGGCGCCGACGGACGCCCAGAAGCTCGCGCGCGCGCGCTTCGTCGTCATCAACGGTCTCGGCTTCGAGGGCTGGATGCCGCGGCTCATCCGCGCCTCCGGCTTCCGCGGCCGCGAGATCGTCGCAAGCCGCGGCATCGCCACGCTCAAGGCGAAGGACCACGGGCACAGCCACGGCCACGGCCACGGCCACGGGCACGGCCACGGCCACAGCCACAGCCATGGCGAGCACGACCCGCATATCTGGCAGGACCCGCGCCGCGCCCAGGCGATGGTGCGGAACATCGCCGAAGGCCTTGCGGCGGCGGACCAGGAGGCGGCCGAGGCCTATCGGACGGGCGCGGCGCGTTATGTGGCGCAGCTTCAGGAGCTCGACGCTTGGGTGGAGGCGCAGTTCGCCGCGATCCCGCGCGCGCGCCGGCGTGTCGTCACGAGCCACGATGCCTTCGCCTACTATGGCGCCCGCTACGGCATCGATTTCCTGAGCCCGCAGGGCATCAGCACGAGCGCCGAACCCTCGGCGCAACAGATTGCGCGGCTCGTGCAGCAGATCCGGCGCGAGCGCATCGGGGCGATCTTCATCGAGGCGGGAGCGAGCCCCCGCGTTCTTGAGCAGGTGGCGGCGGAAAGCGGTGCGCGCATCGGCGGCAAGCTCTACGCCGACGCGCTCAGCCGGCCGGACGGCCCCGCGCCGACCTACATCGCGCTGATACGCCACAACACGCGCGCGATCGTCGAGGCGCTCGCGGGCTGA
- a CDS encoding MgtC/SapB family protein — translation MEGAPSPPVGLALALGLGFFLGLAFEEHYGQDNVRRPGGIRTFPTFSLAGAVLWLVEPRHGLAFLVLLLFVAAAGLVYWRTWLAVQGGGQPMLRGGLMVPACAIVAAAIGPASVSLPPWVPLGLTMATVLLIRARTSLHALAAKVPGEEITTAARFVVLAGVILPVLPREPIAAWLPVTPFEVWLAVVAMSGISWGTYLLQRYVSAGHGTLIGAILGGFWSSTAVTVALARDLRAAEARQPGTEAAIVAATAVMFVRVLMVAAVFNASLALDLLPWLGGFAAATAAATGVLLLSGPGSAARPPVPSGNPLRVPAALAFALLFMAIAAAMTLLGTRFGTAGLYALAAIVGLGDLDAFTIGLATTPRPGAVGAILLACAANNVVKAGYAIAFGGRRGAVPGAVLAAIAVAGVVVALAVR, via the coding sequence ATGGAAGGCGCCCCTTCGCCGCCCGTCGGCCTCGCGCTCGCGCTCGGACTCGGGTTCTTCCTCGGCCTCGCCTTCGAGGAACACTACGGCCAGGACAATGTGCGCCGGCCGGGCGGCATCCGCACCTTCCCCACATTCTCTCTGGCGGGAGCGGTGCTGTGGCTCGTCGAGCCGCGCCACGGCCTTGCCTTCCTCGTGCTCCTGCTCTTCGTCGCTGCTGCCGGCCTCGTCTACTGGCGCACGTGGCTCGCCGTCCAGGGCGGGGGGCAGCCGATGCTTCGCGGCGGGCTGATGGTGCCCGCCTGCGCCATCGTCGCCGCGGCGATCGGGCCGGCGTCGGTGTCCCTGCCGCCCTGGGTTCCGCTCGGCCTCACCATGGCGACGGTGCTTCTGATCCGGGCGAGAACCTCGCTGCATGCTCTTGCAGCGAAGGTGCCCGGGGAGGAGATCACCACCGCCGCGCGATTTGTGGTGCTTGCGGGGGTGATCCTCCCCGTCCTGCCGCGCGAGCCGATCGCCGCCTGGCTTCCGGTCACTCCCTTCGAGGTGTGGCTCGCGGTCGTCGCGATGTCGGGGATCTCCTGGGGCACCTATCTCCTGCAACGCTACGTCTCGGCGGGCCATGGCACGCTGATCGGCGCGATCCTGGGCGGGTTCTGGTCCTCGACGGCGGTGACGGTGGCGCTCGCGCGCGACCTGCGCGCGGCGGAGGCGCGCCAGCCAGGGACGGAAGCGGCGATCGTGGCCGCCACGGCGGTGATGTTCGTCCGTGTGCTGATGGTGGCGGCGGTGTTCAACGCCTCGCTCGCGCTCGACCTCCTGCCCTGGCTCGGGGGCTTCGCTGCGGCGACCGCAGCAGCGACGGGGGTGCTGCTTCTGAGCGGCCCCGGTTCGGCTGCGCGGCCTCCCGTGCCGTCCGGCAACCCGCTGCGCGTTCCGGCCGCGCTCGCCTTCGCGCTGCTCTTCATGGCGATCGCGGCGGCGATGACGCTCTTGGGCACCCGGTTCGGCACGGCGGGGCTCTACGCCCTCGCCGCGATCGTGGGCCTCGGTGATCTCGATGCCTTCACGATTGGGCTTGCGACCACGCCGCGGCCCGGCGCGGTGGGGGCGATCCTGCTCGCCTGCGCCGCCAACAACGTGGTCAAGGCAGGCTATGCGATCGCCTTCGGCGGCAGGCGCGGCGCGGTTCCCGGGGCGGTGCTCGCGGCGATCGCTGTCGCCGGGGTCGTGGTGGCGCTCGCGGTGCGCTGA
- a CDS encoding TIGR00645 family protein, translating to METLQKLIERTILTSRYVLVLFYVGLAAALVIFAGQFLIKIASLAAKFPFGDENEILLAMLQLIDKALVAGLVVMVMLSSYDNFVAKLDGGAETQKIAWIGRLDPGSLKIKVASAIVAISSIHLLRIFMNAANFSNDEIYWKVVIHVVFIFSALFLGVLDRMTVIWRDKDGGK from the coding sequence ATGGAGACGTTGCAGAAGCTGATCGAGCGGACGATCCTCACAAGCCGCTACGTGCTCGTGCTGTTCTATGTCGGGCTTGCCGCGGCGCTCGTGATCTTCGCCGGCCAGTTCCTGATCAAGATCGCGTCTCTCGCGGCCAAGTTCCCGTTCGGGGACGAGAACGAGATCCTGCTTGCGATGCTGCAGCTGATCGACAAGGCGCTGGTCGCCGGCCTCGTCGTGATGGTGATGCTCTCTTCTTACGACAACTTCGTCGCCAAGCTCGACGGTGGGGCCGAGACGCAGAAGATCGCCTGGATCGGCAGGCTCGACCCCGGCAGCCTCAAGATCAAGGTGGCCTCGGCGATCGTCGCGATCAGCTCGATCCACCTCCTGCGGATTTTCATGAACGCCGCGAACTTCTCCAATGACGAGATCTACTGGAAGGTGGTGATCCATGTCGTGTTCATCTTCTCGGCGCTGTTCCTCGGCGTGCTCGACCGGATGACGGTGATCTGGCGCGACAAGGATGGGGGCAAGTAG